AGAGACTTTGTGCATGAGAAAATCCATGTTAGTAAATCTGAAGCCATGTGTTTATTCGTTTCAGATGGCTGGCTGTGAATCTGGAATTCCTGGGAAACTGCATTGTTCTCTCTGCAGCTATTTTCTCTGTGATGGGAAAGGGAATCCTGAGTCCAGGCATTGTGGGTCTGTCAGTCTCCCACGCATTGCAGGTAAGGACCTTAGCAGCCTCAAAAAAAGGAGCTTAAAAGAGTAAACAGCCAGAGTTGTACagaataacaattattttaacgTTGATTTTCAGTGATGTAGAGGTTCTAATCTACAAAGTGAGCTCACAGAATTCTGAGATACAGTTGGTGAAATGGTCATAACCTGCTGGTAAAGTGACCGGTTCCATGTTCCTCATGCAAGAACTTTGTGTTGCAGGTGACAGGAATCCTGAGCTGGATAGTACGATCCTGGACAGATGTGGAGAACAACATAGTGTCAGTGGAGAGAGTGAAGGAATACGCAGACACCCCCAAAGAGGTGAGCTACTGGGACAGGGCTTTATAATTACAACACCTTTTGTTAAGGGCACATGAagaataaagcattttttttttttttttttttttttattagaattaatgAGTAGCTTCCCATCTTGTCAGCACTACCCTCCCATAAGAAATTCACCCTGTATTATACCTGCAGGCAGCGTGGACCCTGGAAAACAGCCCCCTGTCCCCTGCCTGGCCCCAGACTGGCACAATCGAGCTCCGGGGTTATGGGCTGCAGTACCGCAAGGGGCTAGAATGGGCACTGAAGGACATCTCCATCTACATTCAGGAGAGAGAGAAGGTAAGAGAGCTCTGAGCTGCAGTTACAGTTGCTACAGCCATTACTGTAACATCAGTTTCTTAAGTTGATGACTGTTCGTCTCTCTGTAGGTAGGGATTGTTGGGAGGACCGGAGCTGGAAAATCGTCTCTTGCTCTGGGAATCTTCAGAATCCTGGAAGCTGCCAAAGGAGAAATCTATATAGATGGGATCAACATTGCCGAGATAGGGCTCCACGAGCTGAGGTCCAGAATCACCATTATCCCACAGGTAGCACACGATTGCTGATTGAGCAACTAAAGGCGATGTATAATCTTCCCATAGCCTATGTCATAAACCGGCTTTCTGTATCCCCTTCATAATGTAGTTGATTAAACTGTTCTCTTCACTTCGCCCAGGATCCTGTGCTGTTCTCGGGCACCCTGCGGATGAACCTTGACCCCTTTGATGCGTACTCCGATGAAGAAGTCTGGAACTCTTTGGAACTTGCTCACCTCAAGAACTTTGTGTCGGGGCTCCCAGACAGACTGAACCATGAGTGTTCGGAGGGAGGGGAGAACTTGAGGTAATTATCGACTACATCTGTTTGGGATTGAGGTGGGAGAAACGTCTCTaatcatttatttgtaaatcttACCCACAACAGCTTGGGGCAGCGTCAGCTGGTGTGTCTGGCTCGGGCTCTCCTTCGGAAAACCAAGATCCTGGTACTGGACGAGGCAACGGCAGCCGTCGACCTGGAAACTGACAACCTGATCCAGTCGACAATCCGCAGCCAGTTTGAGGAGTGCACCGTCCTGACCATCGCTCACAGACTCAACACCGTCATGGACTATACCAGGTACAACGCAGGGGCAGTGAGGGGGAGAAgggaacagacaggacagggtaTACTGTAGGTtaggggtgtccaatcactgTCCTGGAGGGCAGTCCAGGCTTAACAGGTAGttagataattaactacttcagggtctggatggaggtttaattggttgaattaaacaatttagaacaaagttagaacaaagaccaggagtggaagggccaactttgacCACCCCTGCTATTGGGAATGGTCAGAGCAAAGGGGGAGGAGATATATTAACGATATATTAACTGCCAGGCAGGTTAATCACTGCTGTACAGTTTATTATATGTATAActtagcgctttttttttttttttaaaggtgtttaatTTCTAGAATTGTGAAGTGTGTGCATTTCCCTCTACAGGGTGATAGTGATGGACAAGGGTCTGATTGTGGAATCAGACACCCCGTCCAACCTTATTGAACAGAGAGGTCACTTCTACAGAATGTGCCGGGAGGCCAGCCTGGTATAATACCCTCAGTTACAGGGTCTTCCAGTGGAGGTTCCTGAGGTCATGAAACACTACTTTCCCAGCAAGATGACGAGGAGCTGGTGATGTCTCATCTCGTTGTCATTAATGCACTGCTCAAGGAGTCCTGAACGATCAGGGAAGAAAATGGGGAAAAACTGGACGTTAACACAAGATCTTCAGATGTATTTTTCACCTTTCATAAATATCCTCTTCTGTGTATATTACTGCGTCTCCTTTTCTTTAGTGTCAACCATGTCTGTTTTTCGTTGTCTTAATTCAAGAATGTCTATAGCTTTGGTTAGACTGGGCCTAACCCTGGAGGTGAAGGTAACAGACTTTGCTGCAGTTCTTTTGCAAGTGTGGTCTTAAACACTAATCGAGGTGCATGAAGCTAgaatcaaaatgcatttgtattaaagTCTCGTTATTACAGGGCAATGTCGAGGCATTTAACAGGATGCCTTCTACAGACTCTTAAAACAAAGAATTACTGAATGTCCATATTATGTTTAATATTGCTTTAACTTTCCAAACTCTGACAACACCTTGCTCCCAAGGAGTGAGATTAGGCAGAATCACTATTTATGTATCACAAGGGCAGCAAAATATTCATTAGCTTTGGAAACCACACAGGCCTGATCCAAAAGCACAAATCAATATTGTCATTTCAGTGTCAGTTGTAACCTTGGTCCCTGTGCCTCAGTGATGGCAACACTAAAACACAAGGCAGACCACCTCAATAAACAGGCTCTGCCTGTTAAGTACAATAGTTCACTCACATTACTGGTATCGGTTACTTTGACAGTCTGAAAGTGTAAATACTGTTCAATAAATCCCAAGAAATACAGCACAGCCTTCCCATTGTGGCCATGTCTGGCTGAATCAGAACAGAACTACAAATAACATCTGCTGATATGGACAATGGATGTCATAGATacagggtgatttttttttttttaaaacgtgaaGTTGTCCACTTTGCAAAGGTGTTGTGGAAAACACTAAAAAAGCattctgtacatacagtatatgaagtGTGTGATCCTTCAAGAGGTATTCAGTGTGCCTGTGAGCACGTTGCATGCTGCTGCTTTATTCTAGACAATGCAACAAATGCAGTAACACCTTCAGTGGACAGCTATGGGCCACGTAGTGGAGGGTGTAGATTACTGTTCCCCACAATCattttatatttgctgttttacAGCCCTGCAGTGAACTGTTTTTCCATAACTGTGTCAAATTGGCCTGCTAACCGTATAATTAGtcagcatgtgtgtgtatgtctaaACTATTATTATATTCATACTTCTGTCTGGTTTATATTTAATCTCATGCTTTTTTTTTGACAACATGCATATAAAGTTtgtacaattttgtattttttgaaagaaataaaaaaataagtgatatgATTGGTCCTTTACACCCAGCTGTTAGTCCAGACCTATACAATAACATACAGTGAGTCGTCAAGCTGCACTGATTTGGGATTTCATCATCAAATTCTTTACAGCTTAATTTTGCCAGCCCtccattattaattttttttaaaattatagttACAATTGCTTTTTTATTACTTTGGCAATTCACTGCGTCACACATGCCAGCGGGAGTACAGTAGTTTGTGTATTTAAACCCATTCTGTATGTGTATTATACTTAAAGGCAGTTTTAACTCTTGAAATATATTCACACCCCTTTAAACACACGacatcaaatgtatttaaaatcctCAAAGAGCTGGTGCAATTGTACGTTTCCTAAGGTTTATATAAACTGTTTTGGATTAATTACTGTGCTTTATCAAATAGTTCATCGTTGCATTAAGAAATCACACAGCTGTCCTATATGTTACCTTAAATTCCAAACTAAAGTCTTTTTTATTCAAGTTTTTTCACATAAGGACAGCAGATCctctcaaaacaaaacaagctgctCAGTCAGAATCCAAACTTAATGtatagctgtggccaaaagttttgcatcacctagaatttatataactatatgaacataatttaggcttttatttaacatcatgtaattaaagaaactacaaaatgatactgcaaaagtctaccggaagccctaacagtagtacagtatttcatgttagatttcgaaatgtcacatttttccatttttggaagttttttgttaagtatatgaaaaactacaaagtggtttgtaatatgttaatgtaacattatttcagcaggtttcattcgactttatgaagaaaaatttgttcattctatagggtgatgcgaacattttggccatagctgtacacgtaataataataataataataataaatattcatCTGAATCTATATACAGTAACAAAAGTGTAAAAGTAAATGccattttctttagtttttctttcttgtaaCAGATATCCAAGATGACAATGAATGAAATGATGATACACAATACATTGTGGAAATACAATCAAGAATAATATGATACAGGGATCTAACAATTCATCagatataacactgaaatacaccagcgggattacaaaaaaataaataaaattagaactaTAATGTCCACTTAATTGCGGAGAATTTTTATATAAGTAATCTCCATCTGAAAACCGTGGTATTAGAAGCCTGCTGCATCCATAATAGACGTGTActtattttcctgtgtttaaagcGCAAGATTGAAATGGCTTTTCAATGTGGGATGTACAATATCCTTTATCTTTGCTTGAAAGCTCAGGATTATTTGTGTGTTCAGAGCTCACGATGACATGTCAGTCTGGACTGTGGAAGGTATACCCTTTGAGAGAGCATGCTCGAGGATGCACCAGCTGCATTGGTCCCCATAGCTCCACTGCGAGATGGGAGGGACAGGCAGTTCCAGCAGGAGTAGCCAATGCCTCCACAGCTCTCCCACTGGGGAGAGGAGAAATACCAGCCACAGAATCAGAGACCGAGCCCCCAAAAGCAGCTAGAatagaaacagaaacacacacacacacacacacacacactcacgtatGCTAGCTATACTGCACTTTCGACAAAACTGACTTTGATATTTTGGTTAAAACTGACAGAAACGGTGTGGGCTTGCTCAGGTTTTTGTTACCTGCAATTTGGACTTTTGGTTTTTCATTTGGAGAAGACAATCCCTAAGTCTTTTCACCACTAAATGCAAAGCAAGCATAAATTAAAGTTAAGCTGTATAGACTGCATTATCAGAAGTATGACTTACGTCACAGACAACTGCACAAAAAAACTAAGTTAGTAATGCTTCTTGCTCACTAGTGTAcatatctattttaatttttttttttttttttcatttttacaaagtaTGGTGGTACTTGCATTGTTAAATGATCTGACATCCTTCTTCCCCAACCCAAGCACTATGTACCAATAGCACCACTTACTGGCCAAGAATTGTCATGGACAGCAAAGATCAATATTAATTGGAGGACAATGCAAGTACCTTAAAATACCAGTGGCTTACAATCCTGCTCCCACCAGGTACACTAAcagtaagtattttatttttagccagctgtttttttgttttttgtttttttttgtttttttttttaagtgattattatttatttattgtacaagcCTATTAAAGTCACACAGGGTAGGACTGCTGGCTTTCTCAAAGAAGTATTTAGGGCCATTTGAAAAACCTAGACTAGGAGTGTGGACTGAAGCAGGGAGCCACTGCCTTACACTTGTTTCTACTGTGTACTATAAAAAGAACTGCATAGCAGGGATCATTACCAAGAATCCTTCTACTGGACAATGGAGAGACATGAATCCATGCAGGCGACAACCAAGTGCATAGACAGCACGTGGAG
This Polyodon spathula isolate WHYD16114869_AA chromosome 27, ASM1765450v1, whole genome shotgun sequence DNA region includes the following protein-coding sequences:
- the LOC121301205 gene encoding multidrug resistance-associated protein 1-like; translated protein: MDVSQSIDSVIAGISIIQVLVFLFQSFYVATSCQLRRLESVSRSPIYTHFNETVQGVSVIRAFGEQPRFILQTNQRVDENQKSYFPRFVATRWLAVNLEFLGNCIVLSAAIFSVMGKGILSPGIVGLSVSHALQVTGILSWIVRSWTDVENNIVSVERVKEYADTPKEAAWTLENSPLSPAWPQTGTIELRGYGLQYRKGLEWALKDISIYIQEREKVGIVGRTGAGKSSLALGIFRILEAAKGEIYIDGINIAEIGLHELRSRITIIPQDPVLFSGTLRMNLDPFDAYSDEEVWNSLELAHLKNFVSGLPDRLNHECSEGGENLSLGQRQLVCLARALLRKTKILVLDEATAAVDLETDNLIQSTIRSQFEECTVLTIAHRLNTVMDYTRVIVMDKGLIVESDTPSNLIEQRGHFYRMCREASLV